A part of Syntrophorhabdaceae bacterium genomic DNA contains:
- a CDS encoding TRAP transporter large permease has translation KDLYDTGYKWFGRLPGGLAISTVFACAGFAACTGSSVGMVAAMSKIALPEMDRYGYRRDLSLGSIAGAGTLGILIPPSIIAVIYAIITEVSVGKVLIAGFIPGILNALGFVIMILLRTSINPSLGPRAHGITWKDSFRSLKGIWGTVVLFGTFMGVIYTGITTPTEAGAIGCLCAMFLALVTGNFNWPNIKSALFDTIKTGTMILTIAIGAQIFTLFLTRAGFADRFVGLALNLDVSATTMVILFLLMYIPLGMFFEPMSMLLLTLPITYPVLEKMGVDGVWYGILVIIMVELSLITPPVGLNVYVLKAAVPEIDLMLIFRSVFWFAIVELLLIALLIAFPDLVLFVPRLMAR, from the coding sequence CAAAAGACCTCTATGATACCGGGTACAAATGGTTTGGCCGTTTACCAGGTGGGCTTGCCATTTCCACTGTATTTGCCTGTGCGGGTTTTGCAGCCTGCACGGGTTCGAGTGTGGGGATGGTGGCAGCTATGTCAAAGATTGCCCTCCCGGAGATGGACCGTTATGGGTACAGGAGGGATTTAAGCCTTGGTTCAATAGCCGGTGCGGGGACTTTGGGTATACTCATACCGCCCAGCATCATCGCTGTTATCTATGCGATTATCACTGAAGTTTCGGTAGGGAAGGTGCTCATTGCCGGCTTTATTCCAGGCATACTGAACGCCCTTGGATTTGTTATCATGATATTATTGAGGACATCAATAAACCCGAGTCTTGGGCCGAGGGCACACGGAATAACATGGAAGGATTCTTTTCGTTCTTTGAAGGGGATTTGGGGCACAGTAGTGCTTTTTGGTACCTTTATGGGCGTGATCTATACGGGTATTACCACACCTACCGAGGCGGGTGCGATAGGTTGTCTTTGTGCAATGTTCCTCGCCCTTGTGACAGGAAACTTTAATTGGCCAAATATCAAGTCTGCCCTCTTTGATACTATAAAAACAGGAACAATGATTTTAACTATAGCTATCGGTGCGCAGATTTTTACCCTCTTTCTCACAAGGGCAGGGTTCGCAGACCGTTTTGTCGGCCTGGCACTTAATCTGGATGTTTCAGCTACAACCATGGTGATTCTTTTCTTACTCATGTACATACCCCTGGGGATGTTCTTTGAGCCAATGAGTATGCTTCTTCTTACCCTGCCGATTACTTACCCGGTGTTAGAGAAAATGGGTGTTGATGGGGTATGGTATGGCATACTTGTCATTATTATGGTCGAACTTAGTCTGATTACACCACCGGTCGGACTGAATGTGTATGTGTTGAAGGCGGCTGTTCCTGAGATTGATCTCATGCTGATTTTCCGAAGCGTTTTCTGGTTCGCTATAGTGGAACTCCTGCTTATTGCATTGTTAATAGCATTTCCCGACCTTGTGCTCTTCGTACCTCGTCTGATGGCACGATAA
- a CDS encoding molybdopterin-dependent oxidoreductase, which translates to MVQTSKADVVKKTMCGMCSKSCGIDVYLRNGKIVDVRGMKEHLTTHGVVCAKARFAGELEVSKDRLTTPLLRQGNTWKKISWAEALDTAAKKLSDIKSNWGPEALAVYLGNSVGLRDAKRFAMRFCDVYGTPNYSSVDSLCHWSRAMATDYTVGGYPVPDEANSKCIMVWGTNPFDSSVPEYNDIITAMKKGTKLIVVDPRCIPLARKADVYVPIRPQTDCALALGMIGIIIDENLYDKEFVDQWTIGFEQLKERVKDYPPEKVAQICGVSVDVIYNAARTYAQNRPACIPQHIAIDHGINGFQTIRAIYTLASITGNIDVTGGDKLPPLYKTNNTRAIQEMSPKTIGIEKYPAFVKFTNQAQGMEFANTLLSGKPYPIKAMILNGSNPLLTWPETAKTEEALQKLDFLVVVDLFMTKAAKMADLVFPASTFMERTELCDYGYVQGIPILAMRNKIFEPLPDTYPDWKFWLELAKAMGYKEHFPWEDNEEMIDFVLQPSGITVAQLKENPAGIFYAQNTTQRYLDQGFNTPSGKVELYSERLAQYGYDPLPDHKEPLESPLSNPELSKAYPLCLLTGVRIVYYWQSSFRSLPGPAKLYPEPLVEMNDGTAQRLGIKEGDEVNVETLRGSIMIKATINKHIRPDVVSIPLGWEKSNVNTLTSYEGRDPITGYPAFKSLLCRISKVKAEG; encoded by the coding sequence ATGGTGCAAACCAGTAAAGCAGACGTTGTAAAAAAAACAATGTGCGGGATGTGTTCAAAATCCTGTGGTATTGATGTCTATTTGAGAAATGGAAAGATTGTCGATGTAAGAGGCATGAAAGAACATCTTACGACCCACGGTGTGGTGTGCGCGAAAGCAAGGTTTGCCGGGGAGCTGGAAGTTAGCAAAGATCGTCTGACGACCCCTCTTTTGAGACAGGGTAATACGTGGAAAAAGATCTCATGGGCCGAAGCGCTTGACACTGCCGCAAAAAAACTTAGTGATATCAAATCTAACTGGGGGCCTGAGGCCCTTGCTGTCTACCTGGGAAACTCTGTGGGGTTGCGTGATGCGAAACGTTTTGCCATGAGGTTCTGCGATGTCTATGGCACGCCGAACTATTCCTCCGTAGATTCCCTCTGCCACTGGTCAAGAGCTATGGCTACAGATTATACCGTTGGCGGCTATCCGGTTCCCGATGAGGCCAATTCAAAATGTATTATGGTATGGGGGACAAACCCATTCGATTCCAGTGTGCCTGAGTATAATGATATTATTACCGCAATGAAGAAAGGCACCAAGCTGATCGTGGTTGACCCTCGTTGCATTCCCTTGGCAAGAAAGGCGGATGTCTATGTGCCCATAAGGCCTCAGACAGACTGTGCGTTAGCCCTCGGGATGATAGGGATCATCATCGATGAGAATCTCTATGATAAAGAGTTCGTTGATCAATGGACGATAGGGTTTGAACAGCTTAAAGAACGGGTAAAGGATTATCCCCCTGAAAAAGTTGCTCAAATCTGCGGGGTGTCAGTGGATGTGATCTATAATGCAGCGAGGACCTATGCTCAGAACCGGCCTGCGTGTATCCCACAGCATATTGCAATAGATCACGGCATCAATGGGTTTCAAACAATACGCGCCATTTATACCCTTGCGTCTATAACGGGGAATATCGACGTAACCGGCGGCGACAAACTGCCGCCGTTATACAAAACGAACAATACAAGGGCCATACAAGAGATGAGCCCTAAAACTATTGGAATCGAAAAATACCCCGCGTTTGTCAAGTTCACTAACCAGGCCCAGGGCATGGAATTTGCGAACACTCTGCTCTCCGGCAAACCATACCCGATCAAGGCCATGATACTGAACGGCTCCAACCCGTTACTTACATGGCCAGAAACTGCCAAAACAGAAGAAGCGCTCCAGAAGCTCGATTTTCTTGTGGTAGTGGACCTCTTTATGACCAAAGCTGCAAAAATGGCCGATCTTGTGTTTCCTGCATCGACCTTTATGGAACGGACGGAATTATGCGATTATGGATACGTTCAGGGAATTCCAATACTTGCCATGAGAAATAAGATCTTTGAGCCGCTTCCTGACACCTATCCGGACTGGAAATTCTGGTTGGAGCTGGCGAAGGCAATGGGCTACAAAGAGCATTTTCCCTGGGAGGACAATGAAGAGATGATCGACTTTGTTCTCCAACCTTCAGGTATTACCGTAGCTCAATTAAAAGAAAATCCCGCCGGTATATTTTATGCGCAGAATACAACACAACGCTACCTTGACCAGGGGTTCAATACCCCCTCCGGCAAAGTCGAACTTTACTCTGAGCGGCTCGCACAGTATGGTTATGATCCATTGCCAGACCATAAAGAACCCTTGGAGAGCCCCTTGAGCAATCCTGAATTGTCTAAGGCATATCCTCTCTGCCTTCTTACCGGCGTCAGAATTGTATACTACTGGCAGTCTTCCTTTCGAAGTCTGCCGGGACCGGCAAAGCTTTACCCGGAACCTCTCGTAGAGATGAATGACGGTACGGCACAAAGACTGGGTATAAAAGAAGGTGATGAGGTCAACGTTGAAACACTGAGAGGATCAATTATGATTAAAGCCACAATCAACAAGCATATCCGCCCCGATGTAGTTTCCATACCGCTGGGGTGGGAAAAGTCAAATGTGAATACGTTGACCAGCTACGAAGGAAGGGACCCGATTACGGGGTACCCTGCCTTTAAATCACTTCTTTGCAGGATAAGCAAGGTAAAAGCAGAGGGATAA
- a CDS encoding PAS domain-containing protein, giving the protein MVYEGSDTFDVNAMTKDFLDQLPVALTVFDADDRIVYYNAYAGELLNRKPEYIGRDVHLCHTTPDSKARLAEILDDIKSGRSKQIRYEANPYGTPLIVTVAPLTIDGRFAGYVQAVVKKP; this is encoded by the coding sequence ATGGTATACGAGGGATCCGACACATTTGATGTCAACGCGATGACAAAGGATTTTCTTGATCAACTTCCTGTAGCGTTGACCGTTTTTGATGCTGACGATCGTATTGTGTACTACAATGCCTATGCGGGTGAGCTTCTGAACAGAAAACCGGAGTATATCGGCCGGGATGTCCATCTCTGCCATACGACACCGGATAGCAAGGCCCGCCTTGCCGAGATACTGGACGACATCAAAAGCGGCAGGTCAAAGCAGATCCGATATGAGGCGAATCCATACGGCACGCCCTTAATAGTAACCGTGGCGCCCCTTACGATTGACGGCCGCTTTGCCGGTTACGTGCAAGCAGTCGTGAAAAAACCTTGA
- a CDS encoding heterodisulfide reductase-related iron-sulfur binding cluster has product MIEMDLTERLVFWLLFLIALGMAGWRYASFFRLLKKGRGGPPTTQLLTRFKGLILYVAAQWSCLKNTSRNDLAGVGHFFIFWGTLVLAVIFIFHLFIGDGLGIGEAVRDTQFSRVMLWLSEVSGILLFISILAAVFRRAILKPKRLGPNFDTGVFLAVACGIFLLLICYFSGEALRIKLGIADFRTPLTGFLADVFSEFSLSAQTLSMLLRIVWWVQYLILLAFIVYAPHSHHKHPFFSPINIFFKSFSPTGRIEPVDFSREERFGTAKTEDFTWSQLMYGFACAHCGRCQDSCPAYLSGKSLSPKQIILDTNTKLLRFPSGEQPLLPDMETLLSCTTCGACVDVCPVFNRPLDCVTAMRRNLVYEGIFDNGHRSVLRRVAQDFNPWGAKWTFRGKNIDAEQAREGEKYDCIYWLGCAAAFDDRARQIANATIAVLKASGLRYAILGTKEKCCGDFPRRIGDEGLFQHLAFENIEILSKFTFDFILTHCPHCLNTLSNEYRDFGSAFRVRHHSELISELLEQGRVRLQEPRPLEDIIYHDPCYLGRYQGIYEQPRKVLTEVFGRPLEFPRHHVKTFCCGAGGGHMWKEQESGSRISVMRLQEALALDPKIVATSCPFCLLMFEEALQIEGKGHLIKVRDIAEVVQQFLH; this is encoded by the coding sequence ATGATCGAAATGGACCTGACGGAACGGCTTGTCTTCTGGTTGTTATTCCTGATCGCCCTGGGCATGGCCGGATGGAGATATGCCTCTTTCTTCCGCTTGCTGAAAAAGGGCAGGGGCGGACCGCCGACAACCCAACTGCTGACCAGGTTCAAAGGATTGATACTGTATGTGGCGGCACAATGGTCTTGTCTCAAAAACACCTCTCGCAATGACCTTGCGGGGGTCGGCCACTTCTTCATATTCTGGGGGACCCTTGTCCTCGCCGTTATCTTTATATTTCACCTGTTTATCGGAGATGGTCTCGGTATCGGAGAGGCCGTCAGGGACACTCAATTCTCCCGGGTGATGCTGTGGCTATCCGAGGTGTCCGGCATCCTGCTGTTCATATCCATTCTGGCGGCTGTTTTCCGCCGAGCCATATTAAAGCCAAAAAGGCTTGGTCCCAATTTTGATACAGGGGTCTTTCTGGCAGTTGCCTGCGGCATATTTTTGCTCCTTATCTGCTACTTCTCCGGAGAGGCCTTGCGCATCAAACTTGGAATAGCAGATTTTCGTACCCCTCTCACAGGGTTTCTTGCCGACGTTTTTTCGGAGTTTTCTCTAAGCGCGCAGACCCTTTCTATGCTTCTCAGGATAGTCTGGTGGGTCCAGTATCTCATTCTGCTTGCCTTCATCGTCTATGCGCCACATTCTCATCACAAACATCCTTTTTTTAGTCCTATTAATATCTTCTTCAAATCTTTCAGCCCCACCGGCAGGATTGAGCCTGTCGACTTCTCAAGGGAAGAACGGTTCGGCACGGCAAAGACAGAGGATTTCACCTGGAGTCAGCTCATGTACGGGTTCGCCTGTGCCCACTGCGGGCGCTGTCAGGATAGCTGTCCTGCATACCTCTCAGGCAAGTCGTTGTCTCCAAAACAGATCATCCTCGATACGAACACGAAGTTGCTCCGGTTCCCCTCGGGCGAACAGCCCCTGCTGCCTGACATGGAAACGCTTCTTTCATGTACAACCTGTGGCGCATGTGTAGACGTATGCCCGGTTTTCAACCGGCCGTTGGATTGCGTGACCGCCATGAGACGAAATTTAGTCTACGAAGGCATCTTTGATAACGGACATCGGTCAGTCCTCAGAAGAGTTGCCCAGGACTTCAACCCATGGGGTGCAAAATGGACGTTCAGGGGCAAAAATATCGACGCGGAACAAGCCAGGGAAGGAGAAAAGTACGACTGCATATACTGGCTCGGCTGTGCGGCTGCCTTTGATGATCGCGCCCGTCAGATAGCCAACGCCACTATAGCTGTCCTGAAGGCCTCTGGTCTGAGATATGCCATTCTCGGAACTAAGGAAAAATGTTGCGGAGATTTTCCCAGAAGGATCGGCGATGAGGGCTTATTCCAACATCTCGCCTTCGAAAACATTGAGATTTTGTCAAAATTCACCTTCGATTTTATCCTCACACACTGTCCTCATTGCCTTAATACATTAAGCAACGAATACCGTGATTTCGGATCAGCATTCAGGGTTCGCCATCACAGCGAGTTAATTTCTGAACTTCTCGAACAGGGCCGGGTTCGGTTACAGGAGCCCCGTCCTTTGGAAGACATCATCTATCATGATCCCTGTTATCTGGGGAGGTATCAGGGCATCTATGAACAGCCAAGAAAGGTCCTGACTGAGGTTTTCGGAAGACCCCTGGAGTTTCCCAGACATCACGTAAAGACTTTTTGTTGCGGAGCAGGAGGAGGTCACATGTGGAAAGAACAAGAGTCCGGCTCAAGGATCAGTGTCATGAGACTCCAGGAGGCCCTTGCTTTGGATCCAAAGATCGTTGCCACTTCCTGTCCTTTCTGTCTATTGATGTTTGAGGAGGCGCTCCAGATCGAAGGCAAAGGCCATCTTATAAAGGTCAGGGATATCGCAGAGGTTGTTCAACAATTTCTTCACTGA